In Clavibacter californiensis, the sequence TGCGCTTCGCGGCCGAGCCCGGGATCCGCGGCCGCCTCGTGTTCCTGCCCGACTACGACATCGGCATGGCGCAGCTGCTCTACCCGGGCACCGACGTCTGGCTCAACAACCCGCTGCGCCCGCTCGAGGCGTGCGGCACGTCCGGCATGAAGGCGGCGCTCAACGGCGCGCTCAACCTGTCGATCCTCGACGGCTGGTGGAACGAGTACTTCGACGGCGGCAACGGCTGGGCTATCCCGTCGGCCGACCGCGCGCACGACGGCGCCGAGCGCGACGCGATGGAGGCGACCGCGCTCTACGACCTCATCGAGAACCGGATCGCCCCCCGCTTCCACGACCGCGACGCCGACGGCGTGCCCACGGGCTGGGTGCACGACATCCGGCACACCCTCAAGACGCTGTCGCCCGAGCTCAGCGCCGATCGCATGGTGCGGCAGTACGTCGAGCGGCTGTACGTGCCGGCCGGCCGGGCGCAGGCCGTCGTCGCGGCGGACGGCTCGGCCCGGGCCCGCGAGCTGGCGGCCTGGCGCGGACGCGTCGCGGCCGCGTGGCCGTCGGTGCAGGTCGCGCACGTCGAGTCGGAGGGCGTCGAGCACCAGGCGCAGGTCGGCGACGAGCTGCGCGTGCGCGCGTGGGTCGCGCTCGGCGGCCTCGGCGACGGGGACGTGACGGTCGAGGTCGTGCACGGGCGGACAGGTGAGGGCGACGTGCTGACGGACGTGGTGCGGCACGCGCTCGAGCCCGTGGGCGGATCCGGCGGGCAGCAGGAGTACGCCGGCACCGTGCGGCTCGCGGTCGCCGGGCCGTTCGGGTACACCGTGCGCGTCGTGCCGCGGCACGAGCTGCTGGCGTCGAGCGCGGAGCCGGGGCTGGTCGCGGTCGCGAGCTGACGCGGCCGGGCGGCGTGCGCTCGAGCCCGCACGGCCGCCCCGCCGCCCCGCCGTCTCAGGCCGGGGTGGCGGAGAGCTTCGCGGCGAGCACCTCGGCGAAGCGCGCGTAGCCCTTGTCGTTCGGGTGGTTGTCCGGGCCCATCCAGCCGTACGGGTCGGAGGCGCCCTCGCCGACCATGCGCGGGATGTACGCGCCGATCTCGAACACGTCGGCGAGCGGATCCGCCGATGCCGCGTCCCGCAGCGCGCCGATGTAGTCCGCCCACGTCGTGCCGCGGATCGGCAGCGTCGTCCGCTCGTACGGCGGCGTGAACAGGATGGGCGCGTCGCTCGTGGTGCGGATCAGCTCGATGAGCACGGCCGCGTCCGAGCGCACCTGCTCGGGCGTGCGGACGACCACGTCGTTGATGAGGTGCTCGGGCATCCAGAGGTCGAGCTCGAAGCGCGGGGCCGAGCGGATCCACGTGCTCACACCGTCCGGCCGCGCCTTCTCCGACAGCTGCCAGAGCTGCGAGCCGGAGTTGCCGCCCTCGATGACGTGGATCCCACGGTCCTCGTCGCCGTCGAACAGCCACGCGCCCTCGAGCTCGGGCTTCCCGCCGGCCCACGCCACCGTGATCGCGTGCTCGGCGGAGTCCATGGCGGGACTCGTCCAGGTGAGGGATCCGCCGACGTCGGCGCGCACCGTCTCGGGCTCGCCGTCGTCGACCTGCACGGTGATGGCGGCGTCGAGGCCGGGCGCCCACCAGCACACCCGAGCCGAGGTCATGCGCGCGGTGTACGTGCCGGGACCCGACGCCTCGGTGAGCATCACCACGCGCCGCCCCCAGCCGTGCCGGCCGCCCGCGGCGGGCGTCCCGGCGAACGCGAAGCCCTGGTCGGCCGGCACCGTGATCTGGTGTCGGGAGGCGATGTAGTCGAGTCCGCCGCGCGCGCCCGAGGGGAGCGCGCCGCGCAGCCGGTCGCGGAGCTGGGCGGGGTAGGCGTGCTGGAGCGTGGTGGCGCCCTGGCCCTCGGTGATGCTGTCGCCGAGCACGCCGATCGTGAGCCGGCGCTCGCGCACCTGGTCCCGG encodes:
- a CDS encoding SGNH/GDSL hydrolase family protein — its product is MTDESPAPPGDRLPDASPVTRPTGRRRTITRRALVAGGGLAALSAVAAVAGCTTTPRPAPPTSGATATPTPDPGDPAAPEVTASGGPPLDPMTYAPDDALAGFYALRDQVRERRLTIGVLGDSITEGQGATTLQHAYPAQLRDRLRGALPSGARGGLDYIASRHQITVPADQGFAFAGTPAAGGRHGWGRRVVMLTEASGPGTYTARMTSARVCWWAPGLDAAITVQVDDGEPETVRADVGGSLTWTSPAMDSAEHAITVAWAGGKPELEGAWLFDGDEDRGIHVIEGGNSGSQLWQLSEKARPDGVSTWIRSAPRFELDLWMPEHLINDVVVRTPEQVRSDAAVLIELIRTTSDAPILFTPPYERTTLPIRGTTWADYIGALRDAASADPLADVFEIGAYIPRMVGEGASDPYGWMGPDNHPNDKGYARFAEVLAAKLSATPA